The proteins below are encoded in one region of Brassica napus cultivar Da-Ae chromosome A6, Da-Ae, whole genome shotgun sequence:
- the LOC106348875 gene encoding uncharacterized protein LOC106348875 yields the protein MSLCNQLSRLVRQGPVTKHSLRSFSAEAATHHRYHQETHSFLEPESYIGSWEAPKDPKDAERMLAQLRRDYAKKVSLYRKDYVHEIEMLRVEKQRKDEARLVAERAANEERRRLKAEAAKVRAEERKIFQDEFRKTLMKERAEKLEFWRMTGLKREDKKKARKKLLHEQSSLWIEPKELEKKITEALVDSTTL from the exons ATGTCTCTCTGCAATCAACTAAGCCGTCTCGTCAGGCAAGGCCCTGTCACCAAACACTCCTTGAGGTCTTTCTCCGCTGAGGCGGCGACTCACCACAGGTACCACCAGGAGACGCACAGCTTCCTCGAGCCGGAGAGCTACATAGGCAGCTGGGAGGCCCCGAAAGATCCCAAGGACGCGGAGAGGATGCTCGCGCAGCTTAGGAGAGACTACGCGAAGAAAGTGAGTCTGTATCGCAAGGACTACGTTCATGAGATTGAGATGCTTAGGGTGGAGAAGCAGCGGAAGGATGAGGCTAGGTTGGTGGCTGAAAGGGCTGCTAATGAGGAGAGGCGGCGTTTGAAAGCTGAAGCTGCTAAGGTTAGAGCTGAGGAGCGTAAGATCTTCCAGGATGAGTTCAGGAAAACTTTG ATGAAAGAAAGGGCGGAGAAGCTGGAGTTCTGGAGAATGACGGGACTAAAAAGGGAAGATAAGAAGAAAGCGAGAAAGAAGCTATTGCATGAGCAAAGTTCTCTGTGGATCGAGCCAAAGGAACTGGAGAAGAAGATTACGGAAGCGCTGGTTGACTCCACTACTCTCTAA
- the LOC106348877 gene encoding exopolygalacturonase, with the protein MTNCNFIIVVKFFVTFLIFVSPNKILAFYDRFYGYAEEPMGPSFSYEVFDVSTFGASPNADTDNTLAFEKTWWAACNHQGKSKFYVPEGRFLVGEIQFKGPCRTESTMEVEITGDLIAPTGIKDFPSNQWIGFSQLNDIFLYGSTNLDGRGDVEAWKQKSCEDSKCDKLITSLSLDNVSNSIIENISLSNAKGFHFRLHSASNVTVHNVSISSPWDSPNTDGIHVHNSSFIYITNSTIGAGDDCVSISTGSLDVLVSGTHCGPGHGFSIGSLGKVKNEEEVRRIKFQNCTVNGADNGVRIKTWPTSPPSEASDITFEDILMINVSNPIIIDQEYCPSNSCNTTSASLVKLSNIEFKNIRGTYRSDFGVNLRCSSVVACENITLIDVNLNGTNSTYKTPKEKWEQEKFSTKGSLNGLAVFNSTFN; encoded by the exons ATGACTAACTGTAATTTTATCATTGTCGTTAAGTTCTTCGTTACCttcttaatatttgtttctccaaACAAAATATTAGCTTTTTATGATAGATtctatggatatgctgaagaaCCAATGGGTCCATCATTCTCATATGAAGTTTTTGATGTCTCCACGTTCGGAGCCAGCCCTAACGCGGACACAGACAACACTCTT GCATTTGAGAAGACATGGTGGGCAGCTTGCAACCACCAAGGAAAATCAAAGTTTTACGTCCCGGAAGGTAGATTCTTAGTGGGCGAGATCCAGTTCAAGGGCCCTTGTCGCACTGAATCAACCATGGAAGTTGAGATTACAGGAGATCTAATTGCTCCAACGGGCATTAAGGATTTTCCTTCGAATCAATGGATTGGTTTTAGTCAACTAAACGATATCTTCTTGTACGGAAGTACTAACTTAGATGGTAGAGGCGACGTTGAAGCCTGGAAACAAAAAAGTTGCGAGGACTCCAAATGTGACAAACTCATAACG TCTCTGAGCTTGGACAACGTGTCAAATTCGATAATCGAAAACATTTCGTTATCAAATGCGAAAGGGTTTCATTTTCGGTTACACTCTGCTAGCAACGTTACGGTCCACAACGTTAGTATCAGCTCCCCATGGGACAGTCCTAACACCGATGGGATCCACGTTCATAACTCCTCTTTCATCTACATCACCAACTCAACCATTGGAGCCGGAGACGACTGCGTCTCCATCTCAACTGGGAGTCTTGATGTGCTTGTCTCCGGCACACATTGTGGTCCAGGCCATGGATTCAG TATAGGGAGCTTGGGGAAGGTTAAGAACGAGGAAGAAGTGAGAAGAATTAAGTTTCAAAACTGCACCGTTAACGGGGCTGATAACGGAGTTAGGATTAAGACATGGCCTACATCACCGCCGAGCGAAGCTAGTGATATAACGTTCGAGGACATTTTAATGATTAATGTCTCTAATCCCATTATCATTGATCAAGAGTATTGCCCTTCTAATAGCTGCAACACCACCTCT GCATCGTTGGTGAAACTGAGCAACATAGAGTTCAAGAACATACGAGGAACGTACAGAAGTGATTTCGGGGTGAATCTGAGGTGCAGCTCTGTCGTGGCCTGTGAGAACATAACGCTTATCGACGTCAATCTCAATGGTACTAACTCAACTTATAAGACGCCGAAGGAGAAGTGGGAGCAAGAGAAATTTAGTACGAAGGGTAGCCTTAATGGCTTAGCGGTTTTTAACTCAACTTTTAACTAG